A region of Candidatus Poribacteria bacterium DNA encodes the following proteins:
- a CDS encoding acetyl-CoA carboxylase carboxyltransferase subunit alpha, with the protein MNTTDLEFEKPFIELERHLGHLEAFAQAHPELDLKEGMTALKQNTNTLTRQTFQKLSRWDKVRLARHPQRPQAPFYINALFDEHVELHSDKLYGDDRALVGGVAWFDGQPLVYLAQQKGTNLEERQEMNFGYTHPEGYRKARRLMQLADKFNRPLICFVDTPGAHFDLRSEEYGQAMAIAENLAEMMTLRVPLLAVIIGEGGSGGALAIAVGNRVLMMEYAVYCVAPPEACSGIVWKDKGEHAPEATEGYKPTAPDLLKLEIIDQIIREPLGGAHRDAEAAARSVKRAVRKHLTELMQMTPEQLIQQRYDRYRHIGLYGEDHA; encoded by the coding sequence ATGAACACGACAGATCTGGAATTTGAGAAGCCGTTTATCGAATTAGAACGGCACCTTGGGCACCTGGAAGCCTTCGCGCAAGCACACCCTGAATTAGACCTGAAAGAAGGGATGACTGCGCTAAAGCAGAATACGAATACGCTTACACGGCAAACGTTCCAAAAGCTAAGTCGCTGGGATAAAGTCCGGTTAGCGCGGCATCCGCAACGCCCACAAGCCCCCTTTTATATTAACGCACTTTTCGATGAACATGTTGAACTTCACAGCGATAAACTCTACGGTGACGATCGGGCACTCGTGGGGGGGGTTGCCTGGTTCGACGGACAACCGCTTGTCTACCTTGCACAGCAAAAAGGCACGAATCTTGAAGAACGACAGGAGATGAATTTCGGGTACACGCATCCGGAGGGATACCGCAAGGCAAGACGATTGATGCAGTTAGCTGATAAATTCAACCGCCCCTTAATATGTTTTGTCGATACGCCAGGGGCACATTTTGACCTCCGTTCCGAAGAATACGGGCAAGCAATGGCGATCGCTGAAAATCTTGCGGAGATGATGACCCTGCGTGTTCCACTCCTTGCTGTCATTATTGGCGAAGGGGGCAGTGGCGGTGCTTTGGCAATTGCAGTTGGAAATCGCGTCTTGATGATGGAATACGCTGTCTACTGTGTCGCCCCCCCTGAAGCCTGCAGTGGTATCGTGTGGAAGGATAAAGGCGAACACGCTCCTGAAGCAACCGAAGGGTATAAACCTACCGCTCCAGATCTGCTCAAGTTAGAGATTATTGACCAGATTATTCGGGAACCGCTCGGTGGGGCACACAGGGATGCGGAAGCCGCTGCACGCAGCGTTAAACGCGCAGTCCGTAAACACCTCACTGAATTGATGCAGATGACCCCCGAACAACTGATTCAACAAAGATACGATCGTTACCGGCATATAGGACTTTATGGCGAAGATCATGCTTGA
- a CDS encoding selenium-binding protein encodes MAIEAPIEDVAYVAAPRDDGNPDAMCVVDLNKASDTYGQMVHRLELGVRDEIHHFGWNACSAALCPYAPHPYVERRYLVVPALRGSHIYILDVKENPKAPKLIKTLDASEVESRSGYTRPHTVHCGPEGIYVSALASAGSEEGPGGIFLMDHYNFNILGQWEVERGPQSLSYDFWWHLGYDIAVTSEWGTPAMIENGVSLEDLGARKFGHKIHIWDIRHRKNIQTLDLGDDYQMILELRPAHDPTKAYGFVNAVLNMNDLSSSIWTWYKDGDHWDIQKIIDIPAQVPENPDDLPPALKDIGMIPPLVTDHILSLDDRFLYVSCWGTGEMLQYDVSDPFNPKHTGTIEIGGITKSHPHPAAGPVSGGPQMVELSRDGKRLYFTNSLYVAWDNQFYPDGANGWMVKADVNGEDGGLELDPDFFVDFGESRAHQIRLQGGDSSSDTFCYS; translated from the coding sequence ATGGCGATTGAGGCACCAATTGAAGATGTCGCCTATGTCGCTGCGCCGAGAGATGACGGCAACCCCGACGCTATGTGTGTGGTTGACCTCAACAAAGCGTCTGACACCTACGGCCAGATGGTCCATAGACTGGAGCTCGGTGTTCGTGATGAAATCCACCACTTCGGTTGGAATGCGTGTAGTGCAGCACTCTGTCCCTACGCACCACACCCCTATGTAGAACGGCGTTATCTTGTTGTGCCAGCACTGCGCGGTTCTCATATCTATATCCTTGATGTCAAGGAGAACCCAAAGGCACCGAAACTCATTAAAACGTTGGATGCCAGTGAAGTTGAGTCGCGTTCCGGATATACCCGTCCGCATACAGTCCATTGTGGTCCTGAAGGCATTTATGTCAGTGCTTTGGCTTCAGCAGGTTCTGAAGAAGGACCTGGGGGTATTTTCCTCATGGATCACTATAACTTCAATATTCTGGGACAGTGGGAAGTAGAACGCGGTCCTCAATCCCTGTCCTATGATTTCTGGTGGCACTTGGGTTACGACATTGCCGTTACCAGTGAGTGGGGCACGCCAGCGATGATCGAAAATGGGGTGAGCCTTGAAGATTTAGGGGCGCGCAAATTCGGTCATAAGATTCATATCTGGGACATCCGGCATCGGAAAAACATTCAGACCCTGGACTTGGGCGATGATTATCAGATGATCTTGGAATTACGTCCTGCACACGATCCGACCAAAGCGTATGGGTTCGTCAATGCCGTGCTTAATATGAACGATCTGTCGAGTTCCATTTGGACGTGGTATAAAGATGGAGACCACTGGGATATCCAAAAGATTATTGATATTCCGGCACAGGTACCTGAAAATCCAGATGACTTGCCACCTGCTTTGAAAGATATAGGGATGATCCCGCCCCTTGTCACTGATCACATCCTCTCATTGGATGACCGATTCCTGTATGTCTCCTGTTGGGGCACCGGAGAGATGTTGCAATACGACGTTTCGGATCCATTTAATCCAAAGCATACAGGAACTATCGAAATAGGTGGGATTACAAAATCGCATCCGCATCCGGCTGCGGGACCCGTGAGTGGCGGTCCACAGATGGTTGAATTGAGTCGAGATGGCAAACGTCTTTACTTCACCAATTCCCTCTACGTCGCATGGGATAATCAATTCTACCCCGACGGTGCCAACGGATGGATGGTGAAGGCGGATGTGAACGGAGAAGACGGTGGATTGGAACTGGATCCCGACTTCTTTGTAGACTTCGGCGAGAGTCGCGCCCATCAGATTCGGTTGCAGGGCGGAGATAGTTCTTCCGATACTTTTTGCTACTCATAA
- a CDS encoding DUF433 domain-containing protein, whose amino-acid sequence MKKEHIVSRNPKVMNGALVFAGTRVPVEILIQHLTAGDSLNKFLDDFPTVSQEQAVAYLEMTLEVADARVA is encoded by the coding sequence ATGAAAAAAGAACATATTGTTTCGCGCAACCCAAAAGTGATGAATGGAGCCTTAGTTTTCGCTGGTACCCGTGTACCCGTCGAGATTTTAATTCAACATCTAACGGCAGGGGACTCACTCAACAAGTTTCTTGATGACTTTCCGACGGTATCTCAAGAACAGGCTGTCGCGTATCTTGAGATGACATTAGAGGTTGCTGATGCGCGTGTTGCTTGA
- a CDS encoding BCCT family transporter, translating to MHEEGKHLQNDTKIFGLTPVFLISSIAIVIFVIGSLVFREGATNLFGATRKWLTTNFDWWFMDIVNLLVVFCLFLIVSPLGKVRLGGRDAVPEYSNLTWFAMLFAAGIGIGLLFFGVLEPVQHFMSPPLGGEANTDTAIGIAATTFHWGIHGWAVYGVVGLALAFFAYNRGLPLTIRSAFHPLLGDRIWGWPGHVIDTLAVFASLFGLATSLGLGAQQVTAGLDYLFGIPATNTTMVVLIVVITAAALISVLTGLNVGIKRLSQLNVILAFLLLLFVIVVGPKIAIFKGIFTGLTEYISKMRPLSNWVGREDTGFLHGWTTFYWAWWIAWAPFVGTFIARISKGRTVREFIIGVLLLPTLLCLIWFSAFGGTALDQITSDNYTGVTETVEAYKPELSLFKMLDELPMTTLISSIAMLLTIIFFVTSSDSGSLVIDTITAGGKLDAPVSHRVFWCTAEGAVAIVLLLGGGLSSLQAASLVAGFPFAAVLFGMGACVWIGLRNEARQS from the coding sequence ATGCACGAAGAAGGAAAACACCTCCAGAACGACACCAAGATATTTGGGCTGACTCCGGTTTTTCTCATTTCCTCAATCGCCATCGTCATTTTTGTCATCGGGTCCCTCGTCTTCCGGGAAGGTGCAACAAACCTTTTCGGTGCCACCCGAAAATGGCTCACCACAAATTTCGACTGGTGGTTTATGGACATTGTTAACCTCCTTGTGGTATTCTGTCTATTTCTGATTGTCTCCCCATTGGGCAAGGTCCGACTCGGCGGGCGGGATGCCGTTCCTGAATACTCCAACCTCACTTGGTTCGCCATGCTCTTTGCAGCTGGCATTGGTATCGGGCTCCTATTCTTCGGGGTCTTAGAACCCGTCCAACACTTTATGAGTCCTCCGCTCGGAGGTGAAGCAAACACCGATACAGCTATCGGTATTGCAGCAACGACATTTCACTGGGGCATACACGGCTGGGCAGTCTACGGTGTCGTCGGACTTGCCCTGGCATTCTTCGCCTACAACCGGGGGCTCCCACTCACCATTCGCTCGGCATTCCATCCCTTGCTCGGTGATCGCATTTGGGGCTGGCCGGGTCATGTCATTGATACGCTCGCTGTCTTCGCCAGTTTGTTCGGACTCGCCACTTCACTCGGCTTAGGTGCCCAGCAGGTGACCGCCGGACTCGACTATCTCTTTGGGATTCCCGCGACTAACACCACCATGGTAGTCCTGATCGTTGTAATAACCGCAGCCGCGCTCATCTCCGTGCTGACGGGGCTGAATGTAGGTATCAAACGTCTCAGCCAATTAAACGTGATTCTCGCGTTTTTGCTCCTACTCTTTGTCATCGTCGTCGGTCCGAAAATCGCCATATTTAAAGGTATATTCACTGGACTGACTGAATATATCTCTAAGATGAGACCCCTCAGCAACTGGGTCGGCCGCGAAGACACAGGGTTTCTCCATGGATGGACAACGTTCTATTGGGCGTGGTGGATCGCTTGGGCTCCCTTCGTCGGCACATTCATCGCCCGCATTTCAAAGGGACGGACGGTGCGTGAGTTTATCATCGGTGTCCTCCTGCTACCAACCTTGTTGTGTTTAATCTGGTTTAGTGCGTTTGGGGGCACTGCCCTGGATCAGATCACCAGTGATAACTACACGGGTGTGACAGAAACTGTCGAAGCGTATAAGCCAGAACTCTCGCTGTTCAAAATGCTTGACGAACTGCCGATGACGACCCTGATCTCTTCCATCGCGATGCTGCTAACGATCATCTTTTTTGTTACCTCATCCGACTCTGGGTCGCTTGTCATTGATACCATCACGGCGGGGGGTAAACTTGACGCGCCAGTATCTCACCGAGTGTTCTGGTGCACGGCTGAGGGAGCTGTTGCCATCGTGCTGTTACTTGGCGGCGGGCTGAGTTCGTTGCAGGCTGCCTCCCTCGTTGCAGGCTTCCCGTTTGCAGCTGTGCTATTCGGGATGGGAGCTTGTGTCTGGATTGGGCTTCGTAACGAAGCACGTCAATCTTAA
- a CDS encoding amino acid transporter translates to MQTKESLINSECEISMTINKVHWFLDLFDELGITVWVDGGWGVDALLGECTRKHQDLDIMISWEDSAILTEALFARGFVDIHTDDRKDRNFVMGHQLHGRIDFHVIELTEGGGAIYGPGEIDWVITESELSAVGLIGGRAVRCLSVDYQVRSHVGYTLQDTDFADMQALQEKFGVKLLAEQINV, encoded by the coding sequence ATGCAAACGAAGGAGTCACTCATTAACAGTGAATGCGAAATTTCTATGACTATTAACAAGGTTCACTGGTTTCTCGATCTGTTTGATGAACTCGGTATTACAGTTTGGGTTGATGGTGGATGGGGTGTTGATGCACTATTGGGCGAATGCACTCGGAAGCACCAAGATCTGGACATCATGATTTCATGGGAAGATTCAGCAATACTCACCGAGGCACTTTTCGCTCGAGGCTTTGTTGATATTCATACCGATGATCGTAAAGATCGAAACTTCGTGATGGGACATCAATTGCATGGGAGGATCGATTTTCATGTCATCGAACTTACCGAAGGCGGCGGCGCCATCTACGGTCCCGGTGAAATCGACTGGGTAATCACCGAATCGGAGTTGAGTGCTGTTGGTCTTATTGGAGGGCGGGCGGTCCGGTGTTTATCAGTAGATTACCAAGTCCGTTCGCACGTTGGTTACACGTTGCAAGATACAGATTTTGCTGATATGCAAGCACTGCAGGAGAAATTCGGCGTTAAGTTGCTTGCTGAGCAGATTAACGTTTAG
- a CDS encoding HD domain-containing protein — MMECKHNVGCFLNFFKVSNLAGAECLINSKLYSKRRFSMIETVKNKVEQIVEQACAADTNIFGYDIWTHHILPVVHNAKQLAPRFDADPEIVEFAALLHDYASIKDEALYADHHIHGPIEAEKLLKRFGYRKEKTEAVKDAIATHRGSVTVKHRSAEGACLANADAMSHIEQVPSLLYLAYVHHGMGIDEGKVWVKAKLQRSWQKLQEDVQDMVRDKYEAALRIL, encoded by the coding sequence ATGATGGAATGTAAACACAACGTAGGGTGTTTCCTCAATTTCTTCAAGGTTTCTAACCTCGCCGGTGCGGAGTGTCTAATTAATTCTAAACTTTACTCTAAAAGAAGATTCTCTATGATTGAAACTGTAAAAAACAAGGTTGAGCAGATTGTTGAACAGGCTTGTGCCGCTGATACGAATATTTTCGGTTACGACATTTGGACCCACCATATCCTACCAGTCGTTCATAACGCAAAACAACTCGCCCCACGCTTTGATGCTGATCCCGAAATTGTGGAATTTGCGGCGTTACTCCACGATTACGCCAGCATAAAGGACGAAGCACTCTATGCGGATCATCATATCCATGGTCCGATTGAAGCAGAGAAACTGCTTAAGCGTTTCGGCTATCGAAAAGAGAAAACGGAAGCTGTCAAGGACGCTATTGCAACACATCGAGGAAGTGTAACAGTTAAACATCGGAGTGCAGAGGGAGCGTGCCTTGCCAATGCTGATGCCATGTCTCACATTGAACAGGTGCCTTCACTTTTGTACTTGGCTTATGTTCATCACGGAATGGGAATTGATGAAGGTAAAGTATGGGTCAAAGCAAAACTGCAACGGAGTTGGCAGAAACTGCAAGAAGATGTCCAAGACATGGTTAGAGACAAGTATGAAGCCGCTTTGAGGATACTCTGA
- a CDS encoding DUF3352 domain-containing protein — MKKRLFLPLIALVFLTTLIFVGCSAKEPPPAPITTEAPIAQQEPKEKQEESQTIEQDLDEHSESSEETHEDPHTAEEETHREVEPEEAMPLVEIPDSSVLHLIPEHTAGIIYCPSLNALNDRVNMLAMDLMPTAENPEIIAKILANTFGAGFENLSELEEIGLDMNQDFAIFMTSLHPHDLSATVHLTDPAAMKQVIDAESEGRASIEYNGVTYWNAAGGGGSFAIIDNILIFSQSSEVCENVIDTYKKTKPAVTTDPDYSTFLAEVSGGTAQLAVHFNLESIAPLLSVALKGESEAMKDSLESDPAAMAASPIFESMFVGAIDFIEQLKSLSATLEVEGTDVKLSPFLKFQSNGGIQNALKGMAPNELTLLNELPSPAFTNGALQGTPELLIEMSMFWLKILAQDSNPEQTEMLASLTKQMNDFYEALGEEWAFSINFGSSILPDYLVIYELRDKQSAKAYMEEALLKQLQDSMAFARNMIGDSANLDMYKGAHPGEPMMHNGVEIKSYVFPNFGSAFGTMPPEAAGLMPQEWHWYYAITDDHLFIVTGSPELLKMNLDNRAGMATVPSFSGEPSYEKLVTALGLESNLFFAISPITLVKSLLPIIAKVADPNGAAALQMMSGMFMNLPEHYSIGFSAKVQDDGIGAELLLTLGDFRQLIQIFAMMQGMGQMQ, encoded by the coding sequence ATGAAGAAACGTCTGTTTTTACCCCTGATTGCATTAGTGTTCCTGACAACGTTGATATTCGTTGGTTGCAGCGCAAAAGAGCCCCCTCCAGCCCCAATTACCACCGAAGCCCCTATAGCACAACAAGAACCAAAGGAAAAACAAGAAGAATCACAGACCATAGAACAAGACCTTGATGAACATAGCGAATCGTCGGAGGAAACACACGAAGACCCCCATACAGCTGAAGAGGAAACGCATCGTGAAGTCGAACCTGAAGAAGCAATGCCGCTGGTAGAGATTCCAGACAGCAGCGTGTTGCATCTGATACCGGAACACACAGCGGGAATCATCTATTGTCCGAGTTTGAATGCGTTAAACGATCGGGTTAACATGTTGGCGATGGACTTGATGCCGACCGCTGAAAATCCGGAGATCATCGCCAAAATTTTAGCAAATACGTTTGGGGCTGGCTTTGAGAATCTTAGTGAATTGGAGGAAATTGGGCTGGATATGAATCAAGATTTTGCCATCTTCATGACCTCCTTGCACCCACACGATCTCTCCGCAACCGTGCATCTCACTGATCCTGCGGCTATGAAACAGGTCATTGATGCCGAGAGCGAGGGCAGGGCATCTATAGAGTATAACGGCGTAACCTATTGGAACGCCGCTGGTGGGGGCGGTAGCTTCGCCATTATAGATAACATCCTCATTTTTTCTCAGTCCTCTGAAGTCTGTGAAAACGTTATCGACACCTATAAGAAAACAAAACCCGCTGTTACAACCGATCCCGATTATAGCACTTTCCTTGCTGAGGTATCAGGAGGGACTGCACAGCTCGCAGTCCACTTTAATCTGGAATCAATCGCGCCTCTGTTGAGCGTGGCACTGAAGGGTGAATCGGAAGCAATGAAGGACAGCCTTGAAAGCGATCCTGCAGCCATGGCAGCATCGCCCATTTTTGAAAGTATGTTCGTTGGCGCGATAGATTTTATTGAGCAGCTGAAATCTCTGAGTGCCACGTTGGAAGTAGAAGGCACCGATGTGAAACTCTCTCCATTTCTGAAGTTCCAGAGCAATGGCGGAATTCAGAACGCGTTAAAAGGGATGGCTCCCAACGAATTGACCCTCCTTAACGAACTTCCAAGCCCGGCATTCACGAACGGTGCCCTTCAGGGGACACCCGAACTGCTGATTGAGATGAGCATGTTCTGGCTGAAAATACTTGCACAGGACTCCAACCCGGAACAGACTGAGATGCTCGCGTCCCTTACCAAACAGATGAACGATTTTTACGAGGCTCTCGGTGAAGAATGGGCTTTCTCTATCAATTTCGGTAGCAGTATCCTCCCGGATTATTTAGTTATCTATGAGTTGAGAGATAAACAAAGCGCAAAAGCCTACATGGAAGAGGCGTTACTGAAACAACTCCAAGACTCAATGGCATTCGCTCGAAACATGATTGGCGATAGTGCTAATCTGGACATGTACAAAGGGGCGCATCCAGGCGAACCCATGATGCATAATGGCGTTGAGATTAAAAGTTACGTCTTTCCAAATTTCGGTAGTGCTTTCGGAACGATGCCACCCGAGGCTGCCGGGTTGATGCCACAGGAATGGCATTGGTACTATGCTATTACTGATGATCACTTATTTATAGTGACGGGCAGCCCTGAACTCCTAAAGATGAACCTGGACAACAGAGCAGGGATGGCGACTGTCCCCAGTTTCTCTGGGGAACCGAGTTATGAAAAATTGGTCACGGCTTTAGGCTTGGAGAGTAACCTGTTTTTTGCTATTTCTCCAATAACCCTGGTTAAAAGTCTCCTACCCATTATTGCGAAGGTAGCGGATCCGAATGGTGCAGCCGCATTGCAAATGATGTCGGGAATGTTTATGAATTTGCCAGAGCATTATAGCATCGGTTTTTCCGCGAAAGTCCAAGACGATGGCATCGGCGCGGAACTTCTGCTGACCCTCGGCGATTTCAGGCAACTCATCCAAATTTTTGCGATGATGCAGGGTATGGGGCAGATGCAATAA
- a CDS encoding aldose 1-epimerase family protein — translation MQLLRHVGDVSQIAHAKMYQLTDGNEKGVDAIDFRTGSGLNFTVLPSRGLDVSYAEYQGIPLCWRSSTGDVSPAHYEPEGLGWLRGFYGGLLTTCGMRQVGVPGEDDDEAFGLHGRVSHIPAKNVWVDSRWEGQRYMLWAQGKVRETAALGENLIRTRRIWTELGSRTLHIEDIVENVGYQDSPHMYLFHINIGFPILTQNSELIAPSSQVTPRDEQAAANLNNYNLCEPPTVDFQEEVFYHEMEPDVDNHIHVALVNRNFNGGQGIGVSVRYHKTQFPHFVQWKMCGEGSYVFGLEPSNCRVEGRAKERERGALQYIEPGGRRHYEVEIGVLTSNAEINALQEKISKTQN, via the coding sequence ATGCAACTGCTTCGCCACGTCGGAGATGTATCGCAAATTGCCCATGCCAAAATGTACCAATTAACGGATGGCAACGAAAAGGGCGTTGACGCTATCGACTTCCGAACCGGTAGCGGTCTTAATTTCACCGTGCTACCCAGTCGCGGTTTGGATGTATCGTATGCAGAATATCAGGGCATCCCGCTCTGTTGGCGTTCGAGTACAGGCGATGTCAGTCCGGCACATTATGAACCAGAGGGGCTGGGGTGGCTACGAGGGTTTTATGGCGGCTTGCTGACAACTTGCGGTATGCGACAAGTGGGTGTCCCCGGAGAAGATGACGATGAGGCATTCGGGCTTCACGGCAGAGTCTCACATATCCCTGCCAAAAACGTTTGGGTGGACAGCCGATGGGAAGGACAGCGCTATATGCTATGGGCGCAGGGCAAGGTGAGAGAAACCGCCGCGTTGGGTGAAAATCTCATTCGCACCCGTAGAATTTGGACCGAATTAGGTTCTCGGACGTTGCATATTGAGGATATCGTCGAAAACGTGGGATACCAAGATTCACCTCACATGTACCTCTTCCATATTAATATCGGATTCCCAATCCTTACCCAAAACAGCGAATTGATTGCCCCTTCGTCACAAGTGACCCCACGAGATGAACAAGCTGCCGCAAATCTAAACAATTATAATCTCTGCGAACCGCCAACTGTCGATTTTCAAGAAGAAGTTTTCTATCACGAAATGGAACCAGATGTTGATAACCACATCCACGTCGCGCTTGTAAACCGCAATTTTAACGGTGGGCAAGGTATCGGTGTATCGGTCCGCTATCACAAAACGCAGTTTCCACATTTTGTCCAGTGGAAGATGTGTGGCGAAGGCAGCTATGTCTTCGGTTTAGAACCCTCGAATTGCAGGGTAGAAGGCAGGGCAAAGGAACGCGAACGGGGTGCTCTACAATATATCGAACCCGGTGGCCGTAGGCACTATGAAGTCGAAATCGGTGTATTGACTTCCAATGCGGAAATTAATGCACTCCAAGAAAAAATATCAAAAACCCAAAATTAA